A stretch of DNA from Candidatus Ryanbacteria bacterium CG10_big_fil_rev_8_21_14_0_10_43_42:
CCGCACTTACCCAAGCAGACGCAGGTATTGCCATTGGTGCGGGTACTGACGTTGCCGTCGAGTCCGGTGATGTGGTTTTGATTGATAACGATCCGCTGGATATTGTGCGTTTGATAACGCTTTCGAAAAAAGTGTACACAAAGATGATTCAAAACCTTGTTTGGGCGCTTGGATACAATATTATCGCCATTCCCATGGCGGCGGGAGTATTTGCGGTTTGGGGGTTCTTCTTGCGTCCGGAGATTGGCGCATTAGTTATGAGCTTTTCAACAGTTATCGTGGTTGCTAACGCAATGACGCTAAAGAGAGTTAAACTATAGATTGATTTAACTCTCCCCGGAATCGAACTTATTTTATGAAAATGCGATAATGGTATTAGAATTGCTTTCCCAAAGAATCCTTGCATTAATGCAAGGATTCTTTCATATTGGACTTAGGGTGCGGAGAAACGAAGTACCATTTAATAAGTATTTGTTTTTGGCGTATTATTCTATGCAAAAAAAATACTATTTCATAATAACGGGAATTATAATTATAGGTACCACCGCCTATTATGGTTTCTTGCGAGATCCGGTTGTTATAAAAAACTATCCATTGGGAGGAGAAACAATTGTTGTATTCGGAGACAGTTTGGTAGAGGGTATCGGCTCCAGTAAGAAAGGAGGATTTGTTGCTTTGCTGGAGCACCGTTTACAAAAGCCCGTCAGTAATCTGGGTCGGTCGGGAGACACTACGGAAACGGCATTAGGGCGTGTGCAGGACGTGATAGCGGAAGATCCTGATTTGGTTATTGTATTATTGGGCGGGAATGATGCAATTCGGCGTGTGCCGCTTGAAATGACAGTGGAAAATCTAAGAACTATTATCCGCACCATACAAGCCGAGGGTGCGGCCGTAGTATTATTGGGCGTGCAGGGCGCGCTTATACGTGATCGTTTTGACAATGACTTTCGCGTACTCGCAAAAGAGGAGGGTGCCGTATACATACCGAATATATTGGAAGATATATACCGCAACCCATCTCGCATGTTTGACGGCATTCATCCAAACGATGAAGGATACGGCATCATAACTAATCGCGTATATCCTATCATATCAGAGCTTCTCACGGGTACGTATTATGAATAGTTTTTAGCGTTAGTAGTTGTTATCTTTTACTCCCCACAAAAAATTAACGTAAAATAGAAAATGGCTCGCATAATAAAAATACGGGACGTTAAAAGGATTGATTCTAAAAAAGTAAATTCAAATGAGATTTTTGGTTCGCTCGCTAATTTATCTGAGACAATAGGTCTCAAGAAATTATTTATATACCACGAAATACTTGCGCCAAAACATCGATCCTCTTCCCCTCATTACCATTCTTCAAAAGAGGAATTTGTTTACGTGTTGAAAGGAAAGCCCAGTATTTGGTTGGATGGAGATATACGAACACTCTTTTCCGGTGATGCTGTCGGATTTCCTGCGGGAGAAAAAGGTTATCACATGATAGAGAACAAGAGCGATGAAGAAGTGCAATTGCTTGTTATAAGTATTGAAGAAAACAAAGACCATGTTTTTTATTTTCCTGAAGAATAAGGTGTCGGATACTTCTTCATATCAATAAACTTCTAAAATCCTATGAACATACAATTCCACTACCGGGCGCGAGCCATTATAACTGATGGCGATTATATTCTTCTCGCGCGGGCAATAGGAAATGGGAACACATTCCTTCCGGGCGGGCATATCGAGTTGGGAGAAAAGGCAGAGGAAGCACTTGTACGCGAAATAAAAGAAGAGCTGGGCGTAGATAGTACGATACGATCTTTTTTGGATGCCGTAGAGAATAGCTAGCTTGAAGGTGATGAACGGCATCATGAGATAAATTTGATATTTCATATGAGTGTTCCTGATTTTCAAAAAGAACATAATCCTATATCACTCGAAGATCATATCGAATTTCTATGGTCGCATATGGACGACTTCGAAAAAAATAATCTCCTTCCAAATTCCCTTATTCCGCTCATAGGGAAATGGCGCGCCGACGGCGCATCTCCCTGGTGGGGCAGCGATTTTGAATAGTTTGTACAAGTACCGTCCCTCCCTCTCTTCCTTATCTAATACCCCTATAAAATTTCTACTTTTGAAAATGGGACCAGTCCCCATAAGTTCTAAAAAATGAAAATGCGATAATGGTATTAGAATCGCTTTCCTGAAGAATCCTTGCATTAATGCAAGGATTCTTTCATGCTGAAAATATGGCACGAAGAAAACGAGAGGATTATACTGTTCGGTCTCTTAATAAGATATCGAACGGGAAGGGTTATAGCGTAACATTACCGATAGAAGTAATACGGCTTTTTCGCTGGCAAAGAAAACAAAAACTCTCCTTGCAAATAGATAAGGAAAATAAACGTATTATTATTACCGATTGGGAGAAGTGATAAGTAATTTCGCGTACTGTACACAGAAATAAAAAAATGATAGCATCTTGCTAGAAAGCAAAGACAACAACCTTATGGCATTTAAAGAAAGGAGAGTGCTGTTATGGATCTGATTACCTTGGATGAGAGAGCTTATATTCAGATGATTTCTGATATAATTGCGGCCGATGAAAAAACCCGCGGTACCAACTTGATAACGAACGAACAGGTCATCATTTTTGCCAAACGCGTACGTATATTAACCTTAGAAGAGGAGTGTCGGAACCTTGGCGTTGAAATCCTGGAGAGCGCTCTTTTGGCTACGAAACATATTGCCGTCAAACAGGACCGTGCCGTTGTGATGATGAAAGAATTATCATTGGAAGAGCCCGAAACGGAATGGTTAGAGGCCTTTATGTTTCAGTTTGACGATGATGTAAGAATAATGGCCGGACAAACGACAAGAGTGATGCTGGATAATGAACGACATGCTTTTCTGCGGCATCTTCCGGATCTTGCAAAAGCATTCGGCGGCATTGGATGGAAAGTTTTGTGTTATGCCCTTATCGATAGCGATATGTTTGCTGATATAAAAAAACAAGCATTGTTTATAAAGCAAAACATGCCTGCCATATACCTTAAATATAATAGTTAAATAGCCCGGCAAGATTTTGGTCGGGTATTTTTTAATAGGGGACAATAATCATTGCATGAAGGATTATATTATTGTTATCTTACGAATATGAACAGTAGATGGCTTGGACTTTTGGGTTTTTTATCATTTCTCGCCATTCCCGGAATTATCATCGGAGAATGGGCTTATGCGGTTTGGCTTTTATGGGCTCTTTGGTTTACATACTTTTTTAAGAAGCCCGAAGAAAAAGACGGTATATAGATAAAGTTGGGAGGTACGCTTTACAAAATTAATAAAAAATTGTACAGTATAAGCTATTCTAGAGGATGTACGAAAGGAGTGGGTAATGCAACAAGTTTCATACCTCTTTAATCCTGGACGGAGAAGCATTCTTGTGGAAGTCTATTTCCCAAGGAGGATTAGGACCCAGGGAACTATATTCAAAGCACTCAACGATGGTTTGCATGCAGATAATGTTCGTAAATATCTCACCGCAAATGTAGAGAATCTCATGCGTGAGATCGTCGCATATCCTCACTGGTTTAATCCGAATCGTTATGATGCTGATGAATCGTATGTTGATGCCACGGATGCTGCAAGAGCGCGGATGAATATGTACCAAACCGTTTTCTACGGTTGGTCAGAGTATGCAGTTGATGGTGTGTTCCTAAAAGTTGATGGTGTATCAATTGATGAGGAACGAACTCAGACACTCAAGCTTATATTTGCATTCGAGAACGAGGAACTCCAGGAACAAGCAACCAATGCAGGGTATTTTGATGTCTATCTCGCGGTGCTCAATTGGGTCCTTTCTCAATATGGGCAGGCAGAAGATCATCGTAACTGGAGCAATGAAGAACGCGATTTATTCTTATTACGTCATGCTTTGTGGCCCGAAGAGAAAAGGAGTTGGGCACGCGATAATTTTGTTCCTACTGCTCGAAGTATTGGAAAATGGATTGACGATTGTGGTCTTTTTATTTTCGGATACTTGGTACGGAGGTTCTGGGAAGAGATTGTAAGGATTCATCAAGAAGAAAGTGGTTCGCTTGAAGATACGATATGGGTGACAAGCATTTTTCACGTTGATGTGAACGAGCTTAAACCTGTGATATAATAGAGTCCAGAGTTAATGTAAGGAAAAGGAGATTGCTATGCCCAAAAGCACCTGGATGCTTTCAGTAATACTAACACGTGATTCCCACCCAAAAACGGAAGAGGAGGTGAAAAATGCTTTCGATTCCTATTACCGCAAAGAATATGAGGCGGGACGAATTAGTAAGTTTTTGCCTTTCAAAGCTCCTTCCCAAGAAAATCAAACAGTAGAAGAGTAACATCTCAGTTACCGTCGCACCTTTAACGGTGAGGCTGGTCGTCAAAAGATCAGCCTCTTTTTATAAGCAGAATCCTAATGCGATTGCCCCGCAGTGACCCTTACGAGGTATTGACGTATTATAAAATATATGCTAGGAATTGCGGAGATAAAAATCCACTAAAAAGGAGGGTATTGACATGTAGAATATACCATAATGTTGTTGTTTTTTTGCGGAGGACAGACCACCTATAACCTGATGAGAGAGGAGCTTGTATGTTCATGTTTCGTTTAGTGGTTGCTTTAGGATTCATCATTTTTGCATCCCAACCAGCAGAAGCTCACACGCTGAATGTTGACCGGGACACATTTGTTGATACCGTGTCACCGGACCAGGTTGATGATAACTTTGGAGAAGAAGAAACATTGGATGTCAGTCCCGACAGGATGAGTCTGGTAAGGTTTGATTTATCGCTGTTTTCTCCCTGGGCGCTAGATGATGGCGTACCGCCCCTTGTTGTTTCTCATGATGATAGGGCGGTAGAGCAACTTCAAATGAGGTTGTTCGTTAAGAGCGTTGTCGGTTTGGGAAAGATTGGAATCCATCGGATTATGGAAGCATGGGACGAGGATCTTGTTACCGGAAATGCCGTACCTTTATTTGAGATTGATCCTCTTATAAAGGTGGATATTCCTGTTACGATCCTTCCCGATAACTTCCTTCTCGTAAATTTACCGAAAGATCTGCTGGAAGAGTGGATCGATTATCCGGACAGAAACCATGGTTTGCTTCTTATAAGCGATGGAGCCAGTATTGCCTTTGAGGCAAAGGAAAGTCCTCTCACCGGTAAACACCCGGAGCTTGAAGTTATCCTTAAGGGTCCAAAAGGAGATACGGGACCTAAAGGCGACACCGGTCCCGCGGGAGGTCCTGCTGGTCCTGAAGGAAAGCAAGGCCCTAAGGGCGACAAAGGNNNNNNNNNNNNNNNTTGGTCCTGCCGGCCCTGAAGGAGAAGTTGGTCCTGAGGGTCCTAAGGGTGACGCCGGTCCTAAAGGCGACAAAGGCGACACTGGTCCTACTGGCCCTAAAGGCGACAAAGGTGATAAGGGCGACGCCGGTAAGGGTGAAAAAGGCGATGCCGGTCCTAAAGGCGACAAAGGTGATATTGGCCCCAAGGGTGATAAGGGTGACGTCGGTCCCAAGGGTGACAAAGGTGATGCCGGTCCTTCCGGCAAAGATGGTCATGACGGCAAAGATGGTAAAAATGGCAAAAACGGTAAGAATGGTCTGAATGGCAAAAACGGAAAGGACGGTAAGAATGGTCTGAACGGCAAAGATGGCAAGGTTGGTCCTGCTGGTCAGCCCGGAAAAAACGGCAAGGACGGTAAAAATGGTAAAGACGGCAAGGACGGTGTATGTTCTTGCAATGATAAGTCTTTAGCTGAATCGTATGGTATCCTCACTCTGCAAGAGCAAGTGGATCTTCTTAGGGAGAGGATAGCAGAACTGGAATTATGGAGTAAGTAAGCGTTAGATTCGCATATGGGTGTCCCGTAACAAGGACACCTTTTTATTTTGCCTTACAGAAAGATATCCTCATAGAGTATTTCCTTTCATGGACCGAACGTACTACAGTGGTTATATACGTGCGTTGATTATTGATCATTTTTTATTTACAAAGACCGAAAGGCAAAATGGTGGTGGTGGCGGGTTACCAAACCGCATAGTCATCGCATAAAGAGTAACATTGTTGCTTTGTAGATTTTGGCATTTAAAAATGATATTTTTGATACGATATAAAAGATTACATATGCGGGAATAAGCGTACCTTATTATACAATAACATGTTATGGTATGAGTTTTAAAAAATATATTGTTGCCGGAGTTTTTGTTTTAGTTGGAGGAATGTCTGCATTTGTTTTGCCCGCATACGGACAAACAGGACCGTCCTCTTCATTGGATGATGTACGGGCCGCCATTCAATCTTTGCTTGCGGAAATAAGCACGTTGCAGGATCAGATTGATGAACTTCATGAAAATACCGAATTATCGAACGTTGAAAAGCGCGAGGCGATATATGAATTTAAAAAACAATTACAGGAAGGCATGCAGAATGAGGAGGTTCGCAAACTTCAGATAGTATTGGCGGAGTATCCCGATATTTATCCGAAAGGGCTGGTAACGGGATACTTTGGATCGCTTACTAAAAAAGCTGTTCTTGAATTTCAGAAAAAATATGGCATAGAGCAGGCCGGTGAAGTTGGGCCAAAAACTCGCGCAAAAATCAGGGAACTCTTAACGCTACGGATAAAAGAGAAAAAAACCATTCCGGAAGCTCTATCGGTTACTGCAGTACCGGAGGAGGAAATGGCAGTAGAAGAAAACATTGCTTCGGTTCTTCAAGAGGCGGTACCTTCTTTCGAAGATATGTATTTTACCGATACCTTCGATCGTTCGGATGCAATTGATTTGGGAAATGGCTGGACGGATATTTATGGCGGTTTGTCTATCGTATCTCATCATGTGGAACATGTGCCGGCGAAAAAAGAATTTATGGCGATACAGCTTGGCATAACGGGAGAAACCGAAGAGGTATCTGCCGAATTTACATCGTTTCATAATGCGTCCAAGCCGCGATTTGGTGTTGTGCTTCGATATCAGGATAGTAATAACTACTATTTCGTATACCGTCAGATGAATACGTCCCGGGATCTTTTTCGTATTGCCCGAAAGGTTAATGGAAAGTTAAGGATAATGAAAAGCGTTTTCGGTGATTCACAGCCTGAAGGACTGCCTTTTACGTTAACGGGTACGGTGGAGGGTACGCGTATAACTCTCCTTATTGATGGTGTAGAGATGCTTTCTTATGACGATGATCAATTTTCGGACGGCGCCGTGGGAATATATATGTACGCGCAAGGACGTGTTAATCAAGCGGATAATGTTGCAGTCGTTGTAGCGGGTGGGGGAATTACAGTACCGACAAATACGCCTCCCGCCGCCAATGCCGGTTCTGATCAGGCAGTATTTCTTGGTGATGTGGTAAGTTTTGACGCTTCCGCAAGTAACGATCCGGACAATGATGCGCTTACATACAAATGGGATTTTGGAGACGGACAAATGGATACGGGTGTACGCGCAGATCATGTTTACCAGTCAGTCGGTAAGTATACGGTAACGTTAACGGTGTCTGACGGGCAGGCGGAAGATAGTGATACGGCGACGGTGGGTGTTGAGAAAAAGAATATTCCGGCAGTAATATTCCAGGGATTTGGAGCTAATACGCGGGGAGGATCGGAAGGAAGTATTGTCAGAGTTACCAATCTGAATGATTCCGGACCGGGATCATTGCGCGAGGCTCTTTCAGGGGGAAATCGGACGGTAGTGTTTGATGTTGCGGGTGATATTAATCTTAACGATTTTATATATGTGGAAGGGTCTTTTGTAACTATCGACGGATTAAGTGCTCCGGCTCCGGGCATTACGTTATTAAACAAGGGGCTGGTAATTCGGGGAAATCGGGGAGCTCATGATGTGATTGTGCAGGGTATTCGGATTAAAAATTCTTCTATTGATGGTATTCAGATCGCATACGGGGCGTATAATGTAGTGATTGATCATGTATCGATTTATAATTCGCAGGATGGAAATATAGACATTACGGGAGATGAGAGAGATGCGTCTGTTTCCACTCATGACGTTACCGTTTCTTACAGTATTTTGGCCGGAGATAGATTAACAGCGGCAAGTCATAAAAATATGCTTATTAAATACAATGCATCAAGAGTAACTCTTCATCATAATTTGTTTATTGATTCCAATCAGAGAAATCCCCAAGCTCACAATGACGACTTCGGAGTACGGGCAGAAGAGACAACGTTGGATATGCGTAATAATATCGTTTGGGGATGGGGTCCGGGATACGGTAGTCTTGCGTGGTACGGTGCTAACGCCAATTTTGTGAATAATTATTTCAGTTCGCCTAATAGCTCTTTGTCGGATCAAAAG
This window harbors:
- a CDS encoding cupin yields the protein MARIIKIRDVKRIDSKKVNSNEIFGSLANLSETIGLKKLFIYHEILAPKHRSSSPHYHSSKEEFVYVLKGKPSIWLDGDIRTLFSGDAVGFPAGEKGYHMIENKSDEEVQLLVISIEENKDHVFYFPEE